A region of Vigna radiata var. radiata cultivar VC1973A chromosome 6, Vradiata_ver6, whole genome shotgun sequence DNA encodes the following proteins:
- the LOC106764331 gene encoding neurofilament medium polypeptide has product MSIFQDVEAKYDTEESPESIILRVHLPDGFAREHVGAKVEYGFARVRVHGERSLGNNIRVRFNTLYQVPDYCDMNKIKGKVDGKTVTITIPTIPYKVPKKKETQEPPKEPPQETEANNTVDENQDASTPADDNQEKTKPTNENEEQVDHETSTPPNAKQEEAMHQKGQGEAEEKSATTQVKSEKPVDQEKPTPTKDTEESKSQEGQEETPPKDDSTKVDHDGSTSTPQEHTKESMPQKGQEETPQEATFSNNDNLQGEENHAEEEQKAIGKEESEEEHSKKGFESGKAHEKDEEIKEGKGLRTFEGDKMNGKIGNDVGDKGDEKAMPESTRSRIKEVAASASQAVTGLAKRFNEEDKQKIIYMGAAVLVVALGVYATYKLRSRRP; this is encoded by the exons ATGTCCATCTTCCAAGATGTGGAAGCCAAATATGATACAGAGGAATCGCCAGAATCAATCATCCTGCGCGTTCATCTTCCTGATG GTTTTGCACGTGAGCATGTGGGTGCTAAGGTTGAATACGGTTTTGCAAGGGTTAGAGTTCATGGTGAACGATCTCTTGGAAACAATATAAGGGTCCGTTTCAATACATTGTATCAAGTTCCAGATTATTGTGACATGAACAAGATTAAGGGAAAGGTTGATGGAAAAACTGTCACCATAACAATACCAACTATTCCATATAAAGTCCCTAAAAAAAAGGAGACACAAGAACCTCCTAAAGAACCACCACAAGAAACAGAAGCAAACAACACTGTGGATGAAAACCAAGATGCTTCTACTCCTGCAGATGATAACCAGGAGAAAACCAAACCAACAAATGAGAATGAAGAACAGGTTGATCATGAGACTTCAACTCCACCAAATGCCAAACAAGAAGAGGCTATGCATCAAAAGGGTCAAGGGGAAGCTGAAGAAAAATCTGCAACAACCCAAGTTAAAAGTGAAAAACCAGTTGATCAAGAGAAACCAACCCCAACAAAGGACACAGAAGAGTCTAAGTCTCAAGAGGGTCAAGAAGAAACCCCCCCAAAAGATGATAGTACAAAAGTTGATCATGATGGATCAACTTCAACCCCACAAGAACATACAAAGGAATCTATGCCTCAAAAGGGTCAAGAGGAAACTCCCCAAGAAGCTACCTTTTCAAATAATGACAACCTTCAGGGAGAGGAAAATCATGCTGAGGAAGAGCAAAAGGCTATTGGAaaggaagaaagtgaagaagagCATTCCAAGAAGGGATTTGAATCAGGAAAGGCACATGAAAAGGATGAGGAAATCAAAGAAGGAAAAGGGTTAAGAACATTTGAAGGAGACAAAATGAATGGTAAAATTGGCAATGATGTTGGAGACAAGGGTGATGAGAAGGCCATGCCTGAATCAACAAGGTCTAGAATTAAGGAAGTGGCTGCTTCTGCTTCTCAAGCTGTGACTGGTCTAGCTAAGAGGtttaatgaagaagataaaCAAAAGATTATATACATGGGTGCAGCAGTTCTTGTGGTGGCACTAGGAGTTTATGCTACCTACAAGCTTCGTTCACGTAGACCATAG